In Euphorbia lathyris chromosome 10, ddEupLath1.1, whole genome shotgun sequence, the DNA window aaaatggtatttctcacccccttaacttgttcaaatttgtcattttacccctccccaagtcatcgaatgtcctatttacccccttaactccataaaagtggtattttttacatctttatagtgcaaaattaataggacttattcaaataagtttcaaaatatatttaataccACTTTTGTGGAGTTAATGAGGTAAATAAGAGATTCTATGAGTTGAGCGGGTAACTGGACAAGTTGAGGGTGTGAGAAATACCACATTTATGGAGTTAataggggtaaataggacatttgatgagtatatatataaagctCCTTATTGATCCATACTGAATGTCCATCTTTTTTGTTACAAGGAATAAATGCCCATTAAAGGAGAAAGTGATCCTTTCACCATCCATTTTTTGTGgtcatgttttaatttttataactaTAAATTCCATTAAAGGAGAAGCACAAAACTAAGAATTCTCTTGTTTGAATCTTCAAAGAAGTATACTTATGGAAAAGGAGACTATTCCTATCCTTGTAACGCCGGAACAAAGGTAAGGtactaattaaaaaaacttaatattCTAGTTTTACTCAACTAgtaatttcttttaatttcaGATTAGCCGGAAAAGTAGCAATTATAACAGGAGGAGCAAGCGGGATAGGAGCCAGCACGGTTCAACTTTTCCACGAAAATGGAGCCAAAGTTGTTATTGCTGATATTCAAGATGCCCTTGGCCGAGCCCTTGCGCAAAAGCTCGGCCAAAACGCCATTTACATCCACTGCGATGTtagcaaagaagaagaaatcaggaGTCTCGTAGATCAAACGGTTAACAAGTACGGGAAGCTAGACATTATGTACAACAATGCAGGTAAGAGTGATAATTTTTGACACGATTACTAAGAGTCAACTCTTGTTTAACACTATTGACAGGAGTCAACTAGTATATGCCTGTTTATATGTGTCCCGAAAAGTATTTGATCCAAAAGGTTAGTCGATAGGTAagctataaaaattaaattttgttatTATATCAGACACACTTTTGCATCCTAATTGCCTTTAGAGCTTGAAATACCATGTCAAGAAACCATTTAATCGAAAAATTTATTATTAGCTCGAATGTAACGCTTATCATGTTTGTTGCAATTATATTATAGGGATGAAATTCAACTTCGTTGttaatatttttggaaaacataGATTTACCTTTAATGTACGAAATGGTAAAGAAACTTATCCCTAGCATTTCTAAGCAATACttcttaaaaaaacaaacataaattaaattatacccAAATATTTGGTTTCATGTGACGTATTTAATTGTTCACATTTTGATAGGTTGTTTGTAAGTGTGTTATtaacataataaacattttagatataattaatatttaacaaCTTCGATATGGTAGTCAAATAACCGTTAAACccgttatttttctttttaagaaTTGGtaggaatttttttatatttcatacTTTCTTAATATAAAACAAATTTGGCATAATGCATTGTTGCCCCCTTGTTAGCACAAAATTTCAACTACTCCTGAAACTTTCAAAAGTTACATATGATTACATATTCTTATTCAATTGCATATTTGATAACCTCTTAGATTTTCGATAAGTTCATATTTTTAtcaaattgcattcaataatctaaaacttcaaaagtcctatgaactttcaaaagtttctAATAATTTATCTCATAGTTGTTAGAATCGTACGAGTCGCGAGTCCACTCGTACGATTCGATTCGTTTCATGAAGAATTTGAGTCGTATCTATGGCACGACTCGGAAACTTCATGAATCAGACGAGTCACCACCGATTCGGCCGATTCACCAAGTCACCCGATTCGGTCAATTTAGACCAccatgtaaaaaaaatcaatttttaacaaCTAAAAAACGTATATCAGAAGCCGTTTCGAAGAAGATGACTATTTACTTTACAAAACAAGAAAACATATAGAAGTTATGAAATACGATTAGTTTCAATTAGACGACTCTTCACTTTACAAATCTCAAAACCTTCCCTCTTCTTTTctgtttatttgttattatcttcttctactctctattatctctatttttttattttctgtctgtctctattttcttttctaacttGATATTTGCATTTTGGGctaatatttaaagttaaatatggttaatattttatttttttatagcattttgaatttgatcTGAATCTTATGATCCGATTCGATTAACGAGTCCCGATTCGCAAAATGAGATTTCGAGTAACTagtcgaatctcgatttaacaactatgattTATCTATTTGACACATACGGACTACTTTGACACGTGAGAGTATCTCCCATTTGGACCTTATTAGAGCACCTCTAATGGGTGTTACAAGCTTATTGCTTGTAACACCCAACCAATAGAGGAGCTGTGTTTTCTTTATTACAAGTTGTTGGGTGTTACTAACAGTAGTAACATGAAGTAAAAAGTGCATGGAAAATGAAATTTATTGTTTATATTGGAGCTTGAGATACACCGAAAAATGAGAAGCCTCTAAAAGAGAGAATGTATTCCAAACTCTGTATTTAGAGAGTCTCTTTGTGGAAGAATCGTGAAACAAAGTGGGAGACAAAGTCTGTCATCCATtattaaatacataaaatttcttttcattatttttttttatatatacacaaatcttgttattttaattctaaaaccattattgtttttaatttatcCATTTGGCAGCTCATACACTTACCCCGTGTTGCAACCAGTATTGTTGCTCTTACATCATATAAATCCTAATTTTTTCACCTCTAAATTAAATGCAGGAATAGTAGATCGTCCATTCACAAGGTTCATAGAGAGCAAAAAATCAGACTTAGATCGCCTAATAAGCATAAACTTAATTGGTGCAATCCTCGGAGCCAAACATGCAGCAAGAGTCATGATTCCACAGCAGAAAGCCTGCATATTATTCACAACAAGTGCTTGCACAGCAATAGGAGGACTCGGAACTCAATCATATGCCCTAACTAAACATGGAATTTGGGGATTATCAAAAAGCTTAGCATCAGAATTATCCCCAAATGGAATTAGGGTTAATTGCATTTCACCCTTTGGAATTGCAACCCCTGTAGCTGGAATAACTGTCCCTAGATTTATATCAGATTTTGCTTTGAGTTTTACTGGTAATCTCAAGGGACAGATTTTGAAGACAGAAGATATTGCTAAAGCTGCTCTTTATCTTGCTAGTGACGAAGCTAATCATGTTAGTGGTCTTAATCTTGTTGTTGATGGTGGGTTTAGTGTTGTTAATCCTAGTTTTGTTAATCTTTTTGCTAGTTCGATGAGGAGTATTTATTTCATCCAAAGGGTTGTTAAGTTGTATGGAACTCCATTGATTGCTTCATTTATGTTGGGTTGTTTGGTGGTTTTGATTTCCATGTCATCGTTTATGATGATATGAAACAATGTAAATGAAGTTATTCGGCTAAAAAAGCCACCCAATAATGAGAAATTTTAAAGTATTTTTTGGAACATTATATCATATCAATCAATTGATATTTGTAGTTTCACAGTAATCATCCGATATGAAgtaattaattttcttaaagATGCGAATGGTACTTTATAATCTCGTGGATTGATATCGACCCTCTGTCCATGTATCTGTATGGTGAAGGAAGGAGAGTCATTCAGAGCAAGCCGCCCGACATCATAAAGGCCTCAAGGTCTTAGTGttaattgagaattgaaaggAGATAATAATCTGTATATTATATTTGCTTGATTTGTGTTACAGTATATTTGTGTATAAATAGTAAAGAGATGCTAGCCCTAATTAGTTACAGAGAGACCTAATTAGACTAGACTTGTGAGAGATGTATTCTAAGTGTACTAGGAAAGGTAAGGATAAGTGCAACCGTGTGCTGTATGGATATATACGGTTAAATACAAAGTATATCACTAATACCCCCCTTAAGCCGAGGACGAGAGCAAAGCGTGAGTCGTTGGCGAAGTATGTTGAACCGCGAACTGGAAAGTGGTTTGGTAAGTATATCGGCGACTTGATCCTCGGTAGGAATGAAGTGAACTGATAAAAATCCGGAGGCCACTTGTTCTCGAACGAAGTGATAATCAAGTTCAATGTGTTTGGTGCGAGCATGAAATACTGGGTTAACAGTGAGATAAATTGCACCgacattgtcacaccataatcGAACCGGTCGCGGGATTGGGATGCGAAGCTCAAGCAGAAGGGATTTGATCCAAAGAAGTTCGGCAGTGGCATTTGCAACAGCTTTGTATTCACTTTCGGTGGATGATCGTGCAATGGTTGGTTGTTTGCGAGTGTTCCATGAGATGAGGCTTTTGCCTAAGAAGATGCAGAAGGCTCCCGTGGAGCGACGATCATCGGGGCAGCCACCCCAATCATTGTCTGAATAACAGTGAATAGCTGTGATTGGTGAACTAGAGAATTTGATACCGCAGTCCTGAGATCCGTGAATGTATCGTAGTACTCGTTTGACTCCTTTCCAATGTTTGTCTGTTGGACAATGTAGGAATTGACATAGCTTATTGATGGAGAAGGCTATGTCAGGACGAGTGAGAGTGAGGTACTGTAGAGCTCCAACGATGCTCCTGTATTCTTCTCCGGATTGTAGACGAGTTCCTTGTTCACGAGATAGGTTGGGAGTTGTGGCCATGGGTGTGGAACAGGGCTTGCAATCGAGCATGTTGACTTTGGCAAGGATATCGCGAGCATATTTGGTTTGGGAAAGATGAAAACCATCTGCAGAATACACAATTTCAAGGCCAAGAAAATAGGAAGCACGCCCTAGATTCCGTATTGGGAATTCCTGTTCAATCTGTAATATAGTTTTCTGAATCAAAGATGGATTAGTGCCAGTAACCAATATGTCATCGACATAACACAGGATGAATGTTTTGTCATGTGAAGTGTGATTGATAAACAGAGAGTTGTCAGCTCCAGACATAGTAAAACCAATGTTACCCAAAAACGTTTTGAGACGCAAGAACCATTCTCGAGGTGCTTGTTTGAGACCGTATAGGGATTTACGGAGTAAACACACATCATTTGGTCTGTCTTTATCACGGAATCCTTGTGGCTGTTCCATATAAATGGTTTCTGTCAGATTGCCATGAAGGAAGGCATTGGACACATCCAATTAGTTAATGGTCCAGTTGTGAGCAGCTGCAAGGGCAAAGACAAGACGAACAGTGGTGGCTTTAACAACAGGACTAAAAGTTTCCTTATAGTCCAGGCCAGATTGTTGGCTGAATCCTCTAGCCACAAGTCGCGCCTTGTGACGTTCAACGGTTCCATCTGCTTTTAACTTCGTGCGGAACAGCCATCGTGAGGTGATGATATTTCTGTCTTTTGGACGCGGAACCAGATCCCAAGTGCGATTGGTGATTAATGCATGTATTTCGGATGCCATAGCATCCTGCCATTCTGCTTTTTGATTAGCAGACGTAAAACAACTGGGAGTAAAATTTGCAGATGAGACAGTAGTTTAAAGAGCCATAAATTTTCCTCTAGATTGAAGCGAGGAAAGCCGAATTTGCATTGGATGACGTCGGACAGGTTCCGAGGTTCCCGGGGCAGTGCATAAATTTgtaggagaggaagaagagagtgATGTCGTGATCTGAAGTTGTGGGCTGGAATTTTGTGCTGATGAGATTGCAGAGGAGAGGATATTAATTGGTGAAATGGGTTCAGGGATAGGCTGAATGTTATTTGATGAGGAAATAGGCATGGTGAGGTGATGATGAGAGTTTGATGAGGTGTCTGGCGGGTTAAGGAATGGTGATTGGTGAGTGGCGTGATCAGGAGAAGAAGTGGAGGGAGATTTAGTGGCTGTCAGCTGGGGTGGTGATGAGGGCGTGATTGTGGGAGAGTGGGAGAGGTGGTTATTGGGTAGTGTTGTGATAGTGGGAACCAAATCAGGAAAGGTAGATGAGGGATTTGTTGTGGGAGTTAAGGTGGAATTTATGTCAGCAGGTAAATTTGTATTGGTAGATTTGTGGTGATGTGCAGGAATTGAATTAAGTGGTATTGATGAATGCAAAGAGATGTTACCTGGATAAGGCCCGAGTAGAGACGGAACCGAGACAACAGCATTTGTGACAGGAGAGGCGGATTCCGGTGTATGCACAGTTGTCGAGGCAGCTTGAAGAGGAAAAAGATTCTCACGAAACACAGTGTGTTTGCAAATATAAATGCGATTGGAGTTGAGATCAAGACAAAGGTGACCATTGTGATTGGGGGAGTCCCCGAGATAAACACATAAGCGAGATCGAAAGTCAAACTTATGTTTATTATATGGATGAAGTAAAGGCAAAATACCACATCCAAAGACACGTAATTTTGAGAAATCCGGTGTTTTGTTGAATGCTTTGGTGAATGGAGACACAGACCCAAGGACTAAAGTGGGTAGAAGATTAATTAAGTAAACATTGTGTATGACGACATAGTTCCAAAATTTTAAAGGTAGTGAAGCATGAGCTAAAAGCGTTAAAGCTGTGTCAACAACGTGCCGAATTTTCCGTTCAGAAATACCGTTTTGTTCATGAGTATGAGGACACgctaatttatgcaaaattcctTCTTTAGCAAAAAAAGATTTGAGTTTTTGGAATTCACCACCAAAGTCTGAGTAAAAGTTCTTAACCCTAGCCTTATATTGACGAACAATCATTGCATAGAATTCAAGAAATAGGGAATAAACATCACTCTTATTTTTCAAACAATAGATCCAACTAAAACGAGTAAATTCATCAATGAAGATAACAAAATAACGATGTccaaaatttgataaaataggGGAGGGTCCCCACACATCTGAATGTATAGATTCAAACATGTAAGTACTTGAACGAATAACAGAATTTAAATGCGATTTGGATAGTTTGCCCATTGGACAAGAAGAACACGCCTGAGTACTCTTGGATGAAGGAAGCTGATGTTGACGAATGATCTGAGATGCAGTTTGTGAATGACAGTGACCAAAACGAGCATGCCATTGTGCAAACGGAATCCGTTCTCCAACTAAAGCTTGCTTCAAAGCAGGAGGCATGATGTACAGTCCGTCTCTACTCGGTCCTCGCAAGAGGATTTCCTTGTTGGCCTGGTCCttgataagaaaataagatggccaaaattcaaaataacatGAGTTGTCACGTGAGAATTGTTGAACAGAAATCAAGGATTTAGTTAAACGAGGCACAAGTAAAACATCTTTAAGATTGAAGTTGTGGAGAGAAGAAGACCCCATGTGGGATATAGGCAAACCTTGTCCGTTACCAAACCGAATATTATCATGACCCTGGAATGGAATCATATTTCGAATCTGTTGAGCATCATTGGTCATATGGTGAGTGGCTCCGGTATCAGGGTACCATGGCTGTTCCTGACCCATTCCATCATCCAAGGGAGGATTTCCCTGATAGTCCATACATGTGATGTGTGCCTGAGGACGAGAAGCTCTGTTTGGTGGCGCCCCATGCTGAAGTGTCCCCCGATTTTTCTTCTGAGGACATTTGTCAACCCAGTGTCGAGTATCATTACATATGAAGTAGTGTCCCCGCTTGCGTTTAGATTTGAGCATGGAGGCAGAAGaatctattttgacagtgaagTTCGCCATGGGAGATGGATCAGCACTGTGCTGAAGTAGTTCTTCTCTGATCAGTTCATCATATAACTCATACCAGTGAACAGGTTCTCCACGTCTGACATTGAGAGCCGTTAAGACGGAGTGATACTCCTTGCCAATGTTTTTGTAAATGGTGGCAATTAACTGGGTGATAGACGATGGACTGCCGGCTGATGTAAGTTCATCGGCAAGAGCTTTGATTTTCTGAAGATACGCGGAGACACTCATATCATGGCGTTGAAGTGAATTAAGCTCAAGAGTGAGTTGAATACGTCTGTTTTCTGAGACGGCACCATAGGTGCATTCTAATGCATACCAGACCGCACGAGCAGAGGTGAGATTGAAAACGGTGGAGACGACCTCCTCACTAAGAGAGGCCAAGATAGTGGCACGAGCAATACGGTCACGCTGTTCCCAGTTAACATAGGCCGGATTGAGCATGAAATCAGCGGACTGAGTTGGATTTGCACCAGCAAACCGAGGAACATATTTAGGAGGTGAGGGAATTGCACCAGTGCAATTTTCATCGAAGACCCTCATTGCATCAAGGGTGGCCACAAGGTAAGTATGCCAAGTTCGATAGTTACGAGATGTCAGTTTGACACTCATGACAGGGATTGATGTTAAGGATGATGTGGGATAAGAAAGCTGACTTGCAGGAGGTACAGAATCAGTATAGGTACCAATTGGGGGAGGGAATGGTGGTTCATGGGTTGTATGAGAAGGGAGATGAGGCTGGAATGGCTGGTAGCCACCCCTGGAGGTAGGAGGAAGCATTTGGTGATGATTTTGCGGGATTGGAGCAGGTCCATGTTGATGAGGAAGGCCAAAATTATTACTGGTTGGAAGAGAGGAGAAAGGAACAGGTGCACCGATGATATTTTGGGGTGGAAGATAAGATGAAGAATAATCGTATGGGACATACGGGAATTGAAGCAAACTTTGATTTTGGGCAGGAAACAAATACGAATCAGTTACGGATTGTATCGGTGCAGTCGAAGGTGGTAGTGCAGTGGTGGCTGCCGGAATTGACTGAACCAGACCAGACATGGGGTGAGATAGGAAGGAGGATGTTGTATCAGTAATAAGAGTAAATTGGGTATCTGTTTGCATAGACGATAGGGAAAGAGAGGCCGTGGGATTCTGAAGGGAAGCAGCCGGAATTGAGTTAGAGGGGGCAGCGGAATTATGAGGCGGGGAGGCGGAAGAGGAGGGACTTGCAGTGGCGACTGATACCATGttaattgagaattgaaaggAGATAATAATCTGTATATTATATTTGCTTGATTTGTGTTACAGTATACTTGTGTATAAATAGTAAAGAGATGCTAGCCCTAATTAGTTACAGAGAGACCTAATTAGACTAGACTTGTGAGAGATGTATTCTAAGTGTACTAGGAAAGGTAAGGATAAGTGCAACTGTGTGCTGTATGGATATATACGGTTAAATACAAAGTATATCACTAATACTTAGGTCCAGTGAAACGAGAACATCTGACAATGCGCTTGCTATGTGATAGGGTGCACCACATGACGTCATTATAAGGAGGTTGCAGAGCCGATAAAATATCCACATGTGTCCAATGAGTCATTAGGGCACATTCTCAGGATTATGTCAGTTACCCCTCGTAGCTACAATATAAGGAGAAGGTGAGCAATCAATCTACCAGAAGTATGTAAACATGACAGTACAAATATTTCTATTATCTTCAACTTTTGCTAATTTAAGCGTCAGAGTGGGTTCTTCGCACACTTACCACTCTATGATGTGATGTTACCTCTTCATGTTACTCAAGGAGGTTGTAGAAGATTGCACATATTACACAACATCATTGGTATAGTGAGCGTGGATGAACACGTCTTCCAAATGAGCAATGTTTCTGATTACTAACTTGGCTCAAGGAGCATCGACTAGTCGACCTCCATAGCCTATAATCCAAGAAGAAGGGGTGACATAATCTCAACCAGGTTCTGGACGAGCcaggggcggatgtagggggggtgaaaggggcatttgccccccccccccctttcatcccattaaaaaaaaatttaaatccaaaaataagggttaaagtgcaaaaatacccgttaggagcaattttatccctaatgttggaagccaggagcaattttacccctaacgttgataaattgggtcaatttgagaaataattcatcaaactgtcttctcagtcatgaataatagtgtctgaaattgatccaacttatcaatattagaggtaaaatttgtgcaaaattacaaaattgatatgcaattggtgcaaaataaagaaaaatgactgtatttataatagtgtctgaaattgatccaatttatcaacgttagggataaaattgcttttggctacgaacattaggggtaaaattgcaccattttatagatgttaggggtaaaattgcacctgacccaaaacgttagggatatttgatgcgtaacaacccgagaatcccggaaatggatgattacgagtcggaaacattataatttacgttttttatcaaaaagaatcatgaaaataatacatgacaattgaacgatttttcatttttcgtcaacaaaaattgaacaattttgcattttttgacataaaaaattgaacaattttacattttttgtctaaaaattGTTTACGTAGAATTTTGTCCCCGCTCCTTCAAATCCTAGATTCGCCACTGGGACGAGCCTATGAAATGTGGGGATTATCCCCAAGCTTAGCATCTGAATTATCACAAAATGGGAATTAGAGTTAATTACTAAAGCTGGATGAGAAGTTTTTATTTCATCCAAAGGTTTGTTAAGTTATATGGAACTCCATTAATTGCTTCATTTATGTTGGCTTGTTTGGTGGTTTTAATTTCCATCTTGTCAACATTTATGATGGGATGAGGCAATGGAAATGAAGTTAGTAAGCTGGAAAGCCACCCAATAATGAGAACTTCTAAAATTACCTTTGAGAGTGATATTTTATGAAATTATCTACACAATAATTCACAttgatatttttatttgatagTATTATTGATGAAATTATTTAGAtaactatttttttataataactattagggaaatatattatatttattgtttttatattgTAATTATGGTGATTGGAATAAATTAcaatataaaaacaataaatataatatattttcctaATAATAACCACAAGTATATAAAGCACAAGGATAGAAATGAATTATAACTTCAATAGGAGTATCTTCTAAGATTAATGTATAATTACCAAGGTTATAAAACATATTGGACACTAATTAGACGGATAGAGCCATTGAGAATTATCGTAGATTAAccgaaaattaattaaatttttatttttatattttcttatataaatgcaattaaaatagaCATTATACaatctataaataataatataaaatgattatatatatatgtatatattttgcaACATATATCCTTACAAATGCGGCAAGTAAAAATAATGTCTAGTTATGAAATTTGTCGAAAACTATAAAACGATgacattaaaatttatcaacCATATCATGAAAACAAGTAGATTACTCAATTAAACAAAAACTATGCGACAATAATcaaaaatcaaaaatcaaaaatcaaaaatcaaaataataatgatatatatatatatatagtaaagtCTCTATGTATGAATAtactatataggaataacctctattttattataaaaaaactcggtcccaacttggtaataacctctatgaccaaactctatttagtaataacctttCCATTGTTATACAAACAGTCTGGTCCCaattgtattcctatatagaggttttaatgtgtgtatatatatatatatatatatttatttatttatttatttatttatttcgattGTCGCCCATGCGGCTCCCATATGGCTAAAAAACACCTAAGAGACCTATGCGAAAAAATTCGGACCATATTTTCGATTATGAGCGTGTAGGCGGTCCAATTCTTGGACtctgataatatatatatatatatatttatatatataatagtaaCGATGGAGGTGGAGTGTCAACTCCTCCTTCTTTTTActgattaaaaaataatatttttaattctatttatttataataaagcTAATTGGCttcctaattaattatcctcgtgggttggagcaggccaagagagggggttgtgaagctgaatactgatggctcctgcctcagtaatggtaagattgatgccggaggtgttcttagagatgcgggaggcgcctggctttctaggtttacccagaatttggggttgggttcttctttttctgcggagctctggggcattctctctggtatccagcttgctaaaaggctgggtgtgaagaggctttctgtggagtcagataacaTGGAGGCCATCAAAATTATTTCGGATAATCATGCCttgggtcttcatagccgcaaccttatcagagcaattaaaaggcttagctcctcctttgagatcttagagttcagtcacattttcagagagcagTACCGTGTTGcggatcacttggcggcggctggccatgagggggtgttaggtgtttctacccttaccgttccccctattgctctctctcctcttcttttagaggataggattagggttagcttccctaggctaatccctgtgtagttgttttttgttttttcctttccttttctaccaaaaaaaaaaattatcctcTTTCACACGTTGTTATCTTTGTCTAAGCGCTACTATTTATTTATCAAAGATCCCTtcaatctaaaattttatttattttaatatttacaattttagttcaaataatatcatcaatgaGGGTAAATATGATTATAAAAACTTGAAACATTTTAATGAGaatttttttaatcattttaaacattttaatgaaataatttttttatcattattaacATTTTAATGAGAAGATTTTAAATCATTACAAATACTTTAATGAGAATATTTGTTTatcattataaaatattttaatattgattaaaaaaagGAGTAGTTGATACTCCAACTCGTTGGCTCTTCACGACAGACCAATATTTCATAAGAAATTGATTGTTGACATTGTaagttttatttgttttttaataCTACTTCAGTTCAAAAAACAATTATTATCTTGTTATGAAATAATGTATATGAATAAATGTAGTTACGTGCTTTAGACATGGGCTTTAAGGAACAACTAAAAAGCAAACCCGCAAATTATCTCGATAATAAAGAAgtagagaagaagaagtcttTATTAATGAAGAAGAGAAGGAAATAAGAAATCAATTTACAGgagaagaaaatgaaaagtGCCTAAAACCTACAGATATCTTTCCTATTTATAGAatacaacaataaaaaaataattatctgTCAATTAGCTGAATGGTAAAATACACAAACAGCACCTATATTTTAACTTACTtaacacccccccccccccccgcaaACTGACAGTGATTACTTTGCTGTCTGCTGAACATTCAAAACTCCAAGTCGTGAAAGGAAAGAAGTCAGCAATGGTGAATGTAATGGTTTGGTTAAACAATCTGCTAACTGATCTGTAGTTGAAACTGGCAGCAAATGTATCACACCAGCTTGAACCTTTTCTCTCACGAAATGACAATCAATCTCGAGATGTTTTGTTCTTTCATGAAAAACCGGATTCTTAGCAATATGAACATCAGATATATCATCACAAAACAATAAGGCTGGTTGAGGATGAATAATTTGAAAGTCTTGCAAGAGATAAAACAGCCACTGAAGCTCACATGCTGTGGAAGACATGGCTCGATAttctgcttcagaactagatctaCTAACGGTTTGTTGCTTCTTAGATTTCCAACTAATTAACGAACTgcctaaaaaaacacaaaaacctgTAATTGACCTTCTTGTTTCTTTACAGTTAGCCCAATCTGAATCCGTAAATGCTTGTAGTTGTAATGAAGATGCAACAGGATAAAACAAACCTTGAGCATGTTGACCCTTTAAATACCTCAAAACTTTGTGCACTAAGGCCATATGCTTTTCTGTTGGTTTATCTAAGTATTGAGATAACTGTTGAACAGCAAACGATATATCAGGCCGTGTGTTGGTTAAATAAAGTAACTTACTTACGATTTTCCTATATTCTGT includes these proteins:
- the LOC136208395 gene encoding (+)-borneol dehydrogenase 1-like — translated: MEKETIPILVTPEQRLAGKVAIITGGASGIGASTVQLFHENGAKVVIADIQDALGRALAQKLGQNAIYIHCDVSKEEEIRSLVDQTVNKYGKLDIMYNNAGIVDRPFTRFIESKKSDLDRLISINLIGAILGAKHAARVMIPQQKACILFTTSACTAIGGLGTQSYALTKHGIWGLSKSLASELSPNGIRVNCISPFGIATPVAGITVPRFISDFALSFTGNLKGQILKTEDIAKAALYLASDEANHVSGLNLVVDGGFSVVNPSFVNLFASSMRSIYFIQRVVKLYGTPLIASFMLGCLVVLISMSSFMMI